In Struthio camelus isolate bStrCam1 chromosome 4, bStrCam1.hap1, whole genome shotgun sequence, a genomic segment contains:
- the NPY2R gene encoding neuropeptide Y receptor type 2, whose amino-acid sequence MGPLAATGEENQTDEMKMELYTRLYLPRFTTPLNELALDPKPELKDSTTLVEVQIILIFAYCSIILLGVIGNSLVIHVIIKFKSMRTVTNFFIANLAVADLLVNTLCLPFTLVYTLLGEWKLGPVLCHLVPYAQALAVHVSTVTLTVIALDRHRCIVYHLESKISKRISFLIIGVAWAVSALLASPLAIFREYSLIEIIPDFKIVVCSEKWPGEGQLNYGTIYSVSMLLIQYVLPLAVISYAYTRIWTKLKNHVSPGAGNDHYHHRRQKTTKMLVCVVVVFAVSWLPFHTFQLVSDIDSQVLDLKEYKLIYTVFHVIAMCSTFANPLLYGWMNNNYRTAFLTAFQCEQRLDSIHPEVSAAFKARKKLEAKKNNFPGDSFTQPTNV is encoded by the coding sequence ATGGGGCCCCTTGCAGCAACAGGCGAAGAAAACCAGACAGATGAAATGAAAATGGAGTTGTACACCAGGCTGTACTTGCCAAGATTTACCACACCACTCAATGAATTGGCTCTTGACCCTAAACCAGAACTGAAGGACAGCACCACGCTGGTTGAAGTGCAGATCATCCTCATCTTTGCTTACTGTTCCATCATCCTGTTGGGAGTGATTGGGAACTCCCTTGTGATCCACGTGATCATCAAGTTCAAAAGCATGCGCACAGTGACAAACTTCTTCATTGCCAACTTGGCTGTGGCTGATCTGCTGGTGAATACATTGTGCCTGCCCTTCACGTTAGTTTACACACTGTTGGGTGAATGGaagctgggcccagtcttgtgcCACCTGGTGCCTTATGCCCAGGCTCTTGCTGTGCATGTGTCTACTGTCACTTTGACTGTGATTGCTTTGGATCGGCATCGCTGCATCGTCTACCACTTGGAAAGCAAAATTTCCAAGCGGATCAGCTTCCTCATCATAGGAGTAGCTTGGGCAGTCAGTGCCTTGTTAGCAAGTCCTCTGGCCATCTTCCGTGAGTACTCGCTGATTGAGATCATTCCGGACTTCAAGATTGTGGTCTGCTCTGAAAAGTGGCCAGGGGAGGGGCAGCTTAACTACGGCACCATCTACAGTGTCTCCATGCTTCTGATCCAGTACGTGCTGCCTTTGGCAGTTATCTCCTATGCTTACACCCGTATTTGGACCAAACTCAAGAACCACGTTAGTCCCGGGGCAGGGAATGACCACTACCACCACCGCCGACAGAAAACCACCAAGATGCTGGTGTGTGTGGTTGTGGTGTTTGCTGTCAGCTGGCTGCCCTTTCACACCTTCCAACTGGTCAGTGATATCGACAGTCAGGTGTTAGACCTGAAAGAGTACAAACTGATCTACACAGTGTTTCATGTCATTGCCATGTGCTCAACCTTTGCTAACCCCCTTCTCTACGGCTGGATGAATAACAACTACAGGACGGCCTTCCTCACGGCTTTCCAGTGCGAACAGCGTTTGGACTCCATTCACCCTGAAGTATCAGCAGCTTTCAAAGCCAGGAAGAAACTAGAAGCAAAGaagaataatttccctggagACTCTTTCACACAACCTACCAACGTCTAA